One region of Quercus lobata isolate SW786 chromosome 2, ValleyOak3.0 Primary Assembly, whole genome shotgun sequence genomic DNA includes:
- the LOC115978114 gene encoding uncharacterized protein LOC115978114, with protein MLSTFFHLNPFMERKKTRGSTNELAVVKAAAWAWYQHGSGSEGKQMHEFDITRSRQAPGPSRYRLEAMRTAEEAMEGSRSSSAHSSIHTSNSLLDAFEIESIYRQLDCLVGSSGNNFYTRFLAGDNVHQENVKLLDKVDTGGMKKKKKRVKGFWPRHAIACGTREDVVDARVFRDRRRPEKHVPVVSLTACRPRASLS; from the coding sequence ATGCTATCTACATTTTTTCACCTGAATCCATTCATGGAGAGGAAAAAGACTAGAGGCAGCACCAATGAATTGGCGGTAGTAAAGGCGGCTGCATGGGCGTGGTACCAACATGGATCAGGATCAGAGGGGAAGCAAATGCACGAATTTGATATTACAAGGAGTCGTCAAGCTCCCGGGCCTTCACGATACAGGCTAGAGGCCATGAGAACAGCCGAAGAAGCCATGGAGGGATCAAGATCAAGTAGTGCACATAGTTCAATCCATACCAGTAATTCTCTTCTTGATGCCTTTGAAATTGAAAGCATTTATAGACAATTGGATTGTCTTGTAGGATCTAGTGGGAACAATTTTTATACAAGGTTCCTAGCTGGAGATAATGTTCATCAAGAAAACGTGAAACTATTAGATAAGGTCGACACTGGtggaatgaagaaaaagaagaagagagtgaaAGGGTTTTGGCCAAGGCATGCAATTGCTTGTGGTACAAGGGAAGATGTGGTGGATGCAAGAGTTTTCAGGGATAGGAGACGACCGGAAAAG